The following are encoded together in the Culex pipiens pallens isolate TS chromosome 1, TS_CPP_V2, whole genome shotgun sequence genome:
- the LOC120425045 gene encoding vacuolar protein sorting-associated protein 16 homolog encodes MSLLCNTGDWFTLGQKNSYRKIDLYSMDWPATINLEQMTVHAASYGGPVALVKDFKQFLKLSGSGSAKPVIRIFNCAGKLISSINWDNGNLVCMGWSDAEEFLCVQDDGFVVIYDMFGNFQHKFSMGKDVTEVIDAKIFASSSGTGVAVITASHKIYIVNSIKDPKSRPLSELLSLPTGLTSWELVSQERTTCCLLSRDTEIILARHGESAPLTHVITMKSDFSSIILMAVSFNHRHLALYTNTGVIWMGSADLKTKYCEYATGRTERPQQIAWCCDEDPTPDNQAVVVSYVSMVLVVGTTGDSNIYTYDSPMVLIQEMDGVRILTNGYHELIQRVPRCTSNIFGIGISEPASFLFEAHRKFQERSHQSDEYLCLIRDRLASAVAECVQAAGQEFDTHTQKSLIRAAYFGKGFLSGYNPEEYIEMCRVLRVLNALRDRNVGMPLTLRQFNFLQPLVILDRLIFRKHYGLAIQVAKHLKLPESRILEHWAFHKIVHDKNEEEVARKISEKFLSHQTRTERISFANVAKKAQQVGKTKLAITLLELEPRKSLQVPLLLKLGANEKALMAATQSGDTDLIYMVILEMKSTTALAKFQMTIRRFPLAQNLYKKYCQANSLSTLKDIYSQEDDFQSQAELGLREALEINNVEVSIPDISGNYKKANKTLETEACDETKKLMKHQKTLDEKYQKRLYGLPLHATIRQLLLLGDIKYAERLKSEFRVPDRRFWWLRIQVLSQQFQWDELEKFAKSKKSPIGYEPFVEVCLAQGKVDEAKKYLPRCGEENKFKWYLRAGCHVEAATIAYEQKDIDSLLKIYDCCSNDPALLAKVENLIGQLSSKK; translated from the exons ATGTCCCTCCTGTGCAACACCGGAGACTGGTTCACGCTGGGCCAGAAAAACTCATACAG GAAAATCGACCTGTACAGCATGGACTGGCCGGCGACCATCAACCTGGAGCAGATGACCGTGCACGCCGCCTCGTACGGTGGCCCGGTGGCGCTGGTCAAGGACTTTAAGCAGTTCCTCAAGCTGTCCGGGTCGGGTTCGGCCAAACCGGTCATTCGGATTTTCAACTGCGCCGGGAAGCTCATCTCGTCGATTAAT TGGGACAACGGCAACCTGGTTTGCATGGGCTGGTCCGATGCGGAGGAATTTCTGTGCGTTCAGGACGATGGTTTTGTGGTTATCTATGACATGTTTGGCAATTTCCAACATAAATTCAGCATGGGAAAGGACGTTACGGAGGTGATTGACGCCAAGATATTTGCGTCCAGTTCGGGAACCGGTGTGGCCGTTATTACGGCCAGCCACAAGATTTACATCGTCAACAGTATCAAAGATCCCAAGTCGCGACCACTATCGGAACTGTTGTCCTTGCCAACGGGACTCACCAGCTGGGAACTGGTCTCGCAAGAGCGTACCACGTGCTGCTTGCTGTCCCGTGATACGGAAATCATATTAGCCAGACACGGTGAAAGTGCCCCTTTGACTCACGTCATTACCATGAAGAGCGATTTCAGCAGCATCATTCTCATGGCCGTCTCGTTCAATCACCGACACTTGGCACTGTACACAAACACCGGAGTTATTTGGATGGGATCGGCTGATCTCAAGACCAAGTACTGTGAATATGCAACTGGACGCACCGAACGGCCACAGCAGATCGCTTGGTGCTGTGACGAAGACCCAACTCCGGACAATCAGGCGGTCGTGGTCAGCTACGTTTCGATGGTTCTGGTGGTCGGCACGACCGGAGACTCGAATATTTACACGTACGATTCCCCCATGGTCCTGATTCAAGAAATGGACGGAGTTCGCATCCTGACCAACGGATATCACGAGTTAATCCAGCGCGTGCCGCGCTGTACCAGCAACATCTTCGGCATCGGAATCTCCGAACCGGCATCGTTCCTTTTCGAAGCGCACCGCAAGTTCCAGGAGCGCAGCCACCAGTCGGACGAATATCTCTGCCTGATTCGGGACCGGCTGGCATCGGCGGTGGCGGAGTGCGTGCAGGCCGCTGGCCAGGAATTCGATACCCATACCCAGAAGAGTCTGATCAGAGCGGCTTACTTTGGGAAGGGGTTTCTTTCCGGGTACAATCCCGAGGAGTACATCGAAATGTGCCGTGTGCTGCGGGTGTTGAATGCGCTGCGCGATCGGAACGTCGGTATGCCGCTTACATTGAGACA ATTCAATTTTCTACAACCGTTGGTGATTCTTGATCGATTGATTTTTCGCAAACACTACGGATTGGCAATCCAGGTGGCTAAACATTTGAAACTTCCAGAATCGCGCATTCTGGAGCACTGGGCATTCCACAAAATTGTGCACGATAAGA ACGAGGAAGAGGTCGCTCGCAAGATTTCCGAAAAGTTCCTCTCGCACCAAACGCGCACCGAGCGGATCTCGTTTGCGAACGTGGCCAAAAAGGCCCAACAGGTGGGCAAAACGAAGCTGGCCATCACGCTGCTGGAGCTGGAACCACGCAAAAGCCTCCAGGTTCCGCTGCTGCTCAAGTTGGGTGCCAATGAGAAGGCGTTGATGGCCGCCACCCAGTCGGGCGATACCGACCTCATCTACATGGTGATACTGGAAATGAAGAGCACCACGGCGCTGGCCAAGTTCCAGATGACCATTCGTCGGTTTCCGCTGGCGCAGAATCTGTACAAAAAGTACTGCCAAGCGAACAGTTTGTCCACGTTGAAAGATATCTACTCACAGGAGGATGACTTCCAGTCCCAAGCGGAACTGGGTCTGCGGGAAGCGCTGGAGATTAACAATGTCGAGGTATCAATTCCGGACATTAGTGGAAACTACAAGAAAGCCAACAAGACGCTGGAAACGGAAGCTTGCGACGAGACGAAGAAACTCATGAAGCATCAGAAGACGCTGGACGAAAAGTACCAGAAGCGACTGTACGGATTGCCGTTGCATGCTACGATTCGGCAGTTGCTACTGCTTGGGGACATAAAATATGCCGAACGATTGAAGAGCGAGTTCCGCGTGCCGGACCGGCGCTTCTGGTGGCTCCGCATACAGGTTCTCTCGCAGCAGTTCCAGTGGGACGAGCTGGAAAAGTTTGCCAAGTCGAAGAAAAGTCCCATCGGCTACGAACCGTTCGTGGAGGTTTGCTTGGCCCAGGGTAAGGTAGACGAGGCGAAAAAGTATTTGCCCCGTTGCGGGGAGGAAAATAAGTTCAAGTGGTATCTGCGAGCCGGTTGCCACGTGGAAGCGGCCACCATCGCGTACGAGCAAAAGGACATCGATAGCTTGCTGAAGATTTACGACTGCTGCTCGAACGATCCCGCACTGCTGGCCAAGGTGGAGAATCTGATCGGGCAGCTGTCGAGCAAAAAGTGA
- the LOC128092367 gene encoding circumsporozoite protein-like yields the protein MDPDEDQVEKMSESEDWDTDNEGEVDPLPGVPSNQTALELYGKDTKVVVKGTGGRKAKKRKSRLSPKPYPKPDPTSPPTQKPDPALPLNPSPLVPINPTPIPTNPTPPIPPNTNPIPPAPTPPIPPNPNPIPPAPTPPIPPNPNPPGDKERPVQARARQYVGGSQTEWICITIILGWYNVLS from the exons ATGGATCCGGATGAGGACCAGGTGGAAAAAATGTCCGAGTCCGAAGACTGGGACACGGACAACGAGGGTGAAGTTGATCCTCTCCCAGGAGTGCCTTCTAACCAAACCGCGTTGGAACTCTACGGAAAGGACACCAAGGTCGTTGTGAAGGGCACTGGTGGGCGCAAGGCGAAGAAACGCAAGTCTCGACTGTCTCCGAAACCATACCCAAAACCTGATCCCACTTCCCCTCCAACACAAAAACCGGATCCAGCTCTTCCACTGAATCCAAGTCCTCTGGTCCCAATAAATCCAACTCCTATTCCAACGAATCCAACCCCTCCGATCCCGCCAAATACGAATCCAATTCCACCGGCTCCAACCCCTCCGATTCCGCCAAATCCGAATCCTATTCCACCGGCACCAACCCCTCCGATccctccaaatccaaatccaccaGGTGACAAGGAAAGACCAGTTCAAGCTCGCGCTCGCCAGTACGTGGGGGGCTCGCAGACGGagtgg ATCTGCATAACCATTATCCTGGGCTGGTACAATGTActaagctga
- the LOC120425047 gene encoding ubiquitin-like domain-containing CTD phosphatase 1 — protein MEPQVSNEIKIIVKWSGKEFPIEDLTDQDTVAVLKHEICKKTQVKPPRQKLLNLKYKGKFATDEVRLGMMELKPNFKLMMVGSLEADIEEAASKPDDVGTVINDLDNDDDDKVPLENKEIYLAKINKRVREYKINELNPPREGKRLLVLDIDYTLFDHRSAAENGSELMRPYLHEFLTSAYQDYDIAIWSATSMKWIVEKMKLLGVSSHPDYKLVFMLDSEAMITVHCPIRGVIEVKPLGVIWGKYEQYSSKNTIMFDDLRRNFLMNPKSGLRIKPFAEAHLNRGKDKELLKLSKYLKDIAAHCPDFNELNHKKWESFKPKKRREATDE, from the exons ATGGAACCGCAAGTGTCGAACGAGATTAAAATTATCGTCAAATGGAGCGGCAAAGAGTTCCCGATAGAAGATTTGACCGATCAGGACACAGTTGCTGTGTTAAAGcacgaaatttgcaaaaagacacAAGTGAAGCCGCCGCGGCAGAAACTTCTCAATCTAAAGTACAAGG GTAAATTCGCCACCGACGAGGTGCGTCTCGGTATGATGGAACTGAAGCCCAACTTCAAGCTGATGATGGTGGGTTCGCTGGAGGCGGATATCGAGGAAGCAGCTTCGAAGCCGGACGACGTCGGAACGGTAATCAACGACCtggacaacgacgacgacgacaaggtTCCGCTGGAGAATAAGGAAATTtatttggccaaaattaacaAACGAGTCCGCGAGTACAAAATCAACGAACTCAACCCGCCACGCGAGGGCAAACGTCTGCTGGTGTTGGACATTGATTACACTCTGTTTGATCACCGATCGGCGGCGGAGAACGGTTCCGAGCTGATGCGGCCGTATCTGCACGAGTTTCTCACGTCCGCCTATCAGGATTACGACATCGCCATTTGGTCGGCCACTTCAATGAAGTGGATCGTTGAGAAGATGAAACTGCTGGGCGTTTCATCTCATCCCGATTACAAGCTGGTCTTTATGCTGGACTCCGAGGCCATGATCACCGTACACTGTCCGATTCGTGGCGTTATTGAGGTCAAACCATTGGGAGTTATTTGGGGCAAATACGAGCAGTACTCGTCCAAAAATACCATCATGTTTGACGACCTGCGGCGGAACTTTCTGATGAACCCCAAATCGGGACTGCGCATCAAGCCGTTTGCCGAAGCTCACCTGAATCGGGGCAAGGACAAAGAGTTGCTCAAGCTGTCCAAATATTTGAAGGACATTGCGGCGCACTGTCCGGACTTTAACGAGCTGAATCACAAGAAATGGGAAAGCTTCAAGCCGAAAAAGCGTCGCGAAGCGACCGACGAGTAG
- the LOC120425046 gene encoding E3 ubiquitin-protein ligase FANCL isoform X2 yields MKIAVFDALQLVNTEQVSKNGTLDEYMENLINFLTGRTTPPAKESNPDASAILAILSQLEQLKKEHHCPVHINSSLSQLKLSRFKGDDQHFLELARASETTFSVISHSLPDLGSSVELFMYPAAPEAHTTQFVRVLEQLDEFYSNLNTLDQLCYVVDPTEVDTRLTWRIIKFSQKVFLKITLHPLQPSSIEVAFIGPTDEIELLREQYNGKLEDWDPDSDVYTNMLRIFEIMSFPMRTEDEADAIDCGICMSHRDERGKIPIVSCDNEKCSLVFHIDCMKQWFLSLKESKTFFAISIGTCPYCKQKLSSSFDIFFFFFFHKIIFIRSFSVLGPG; encoded by the exons atgaaaattgctgttttcGATGCGTTGCAATTAGTGAACACTGAACAGGTTTCCAAAAACGGCACACTCGATGAATACATGGAAAATTTGATAAACTTCCTAACTGGTCGAACCACGCCACCAGCGAAAGAGTCCAATCCGGATGCTTCCGCCATCCTGGCCATCTTGAGCCAACTTGAACAGCTGAAAAAGGAGCACCATTGCCCAGTCCACATCAACAGCTCGCTTTCGCAGCTTAAATTATCCAGATTCAAAGGGGACGATCAACATTTTTTAGAATTGGCACGAGCCTCCGAAACGACCTTCTCGGTCATTTCGCACAGCCTGCCGGATTTGGGTTCGTCCGTGGAGCTCTTCATGTACCCTGCGGCACCGGAAGCGCACACCACGCAATTCGTGCGTGTTTTAGAGCAACTCGATGAATTCTACAGCAACCTCAACACGCTCGATCAGCTTTGCTACGTGGTAGATCCGACGGAGGTCGACACGCGCCTCACATGGCGCATCATCAAGTTCAGCCAAAAGGTGTTCCTAAAGATTACGCTGCACCCTCTGCAGCCGTCCTCGATCGAGGTTGCGTTCATCGGGCCAACGGACGAGATTGAACTGCTGCGAGAGCAGTACAACGGCAAGCTGGAGGACTGGGATCCGGACAGCGACGTGTATACGAACATGCTGCGAATATTCGAGATCATGTCATTTCCGATGCGCACCGAGGACGAGGCGGACGCGATCGACTGTGGCATCTGTATGTCGCACCGGGACGAGAGGGGCAAGATTCCGATCGTCAGCTGTGACAACGAAAAGTGCTCGCTGGTGTTTCACATCGATTGTATGAAGCAG TGGTTCCTATCGTTGAAGGAAAGCAAAACTTTCTTCGCCATATCCATCGGAACGTGTCCTTATTGTAAGCAAAAGTTGTCATCGagcttcgatattttttttttttttttttttcataaaattatttttattaggtccttttcggtactgggacctggttag
- the LOC120425046 gene encoding uncharacterized protein LOC120425046 isoform X1, translating to MSLFCDEKFKFLQNHPFIAEIEENCFVGYVAGRFKLQIILPDFPQLDNMKIAVFDALQLVNTEQVSKNGTLDEYMENLINFLTGRTTPPAKESNPDASAILAILSQLEQLKKEHHCPVHINSSLSQLKLSRFKGDDQHFLELARASETTFSVISHSLPDLGSSVELFMYPAAPEAHTTQFVRVLEQLDEFYSNLNTLDQLCYVVDPTEVDTRLTWRIIKFSQKVFLKITLHPLQPSSIEVAFIGPTDEIELLREQYNGKLEDWDPDSDVYTNMLRIFEIMSFPMRTEDEADAIDCGICMSHRDERGKIPIVSCDNEKCSLVFHIDCMKQWFLSLKESKTFFAISIGTCPYCKQKLSSSFDIFFFFFFHKIIFIRSFSVLGPG from the exons ATGTCACTGTTTTGTGATGAAAAGTTCAAGTTTTTACAAAACCATCCATTTATCGCAGAAATTGAGGAAAACTGTTTTGTTGGTTATGTTGCCGGT cgattcaagctgcaaattattttaCCAGATTTCCCGCAACTTGATAATatgaaaattgctgttttcGATGCGTTGCAATTAGTGAACACTGAACAGGTTTCCAAAAACGGCACACTCGATGAATACATGGAAAATTTGATAAACTTCCTAACTGGTCGAACCACGCCACCAGCGAAAGAGTCCAATCCGGATGCTTCCGCCATCCTGGCCATCTTGAGCCAACTTGAACAGCTGAAAAAGGAGCACCATTGCCCAGTCCACATCAACAGCTCGCTTTCGCAGCTTAAATTATCCAGATTCAAAGGGGACGATCAACATTTTTTAGAATTGGCACGAGCCTCCGAAACGACCTTCTCGGTCATTTCGCACAGCCTGCCGGATTTGGGTTCGTCCGTGGAGCTCTTCATGTACCCTGCGGCACCGGAAGCGCACACCACGCAATTCGTGCGTGTTTTAGAGCAACTCGATGAATTCTACAGCAACCTCAACACGCTCGATCAGCTTTGCTACGTGGTAGATCCGACGGAGGTCGACACGCGCCTCACATGGCGCATCATCAAGTTCAGCCAAAAGGTGTTCCTAAAGATTACGCTGCACCCTCTGCAGCCGTCCTCGATCGAGGTTGCGTTCATCGGGCCAACGGACGAGATTGAACTGCTGCGAGAGCAGTACAACGGCAAGCTGGAGGACTGGGATCCGGACAGCGACGTGTATACGAACATGCTGCGAATATTCGAGATCATGTCATTTCCGATGCGCACCGAGGACGAGGCGGACGCGATCGACTGTGGCATCTGTATGTCGCACCGGGACGAGAGGGGCAAGATTCCGATCGTCAGCTGTGACAACGAAAAGTGCTCGCTGGTGTTTCACATCGATTGTATGAAGCAG TGGTTCCTATCGTTGAAGGAAAGCAAAACTTTCTTCGCCATATCCATCGGAACGTGTCCTTATTGTAAGCAAAAGTTGTCATCGagcttcgatattttttttttttttttttttcataaaattatttttattaggtccttttcggtactgggacctggttag
- the LOC120425087 gene encoding uncharacterized protein LOC120425087: MSNFDVFDNLNSYLDKTDDYDVSDDAELGVSFDEAEMQLPVATKGKRGTKKDKEPKLISPKKKRDKPTSQTSLHSAMSQEEEEEEDELESGSGSQSSIASRKRGMPTAAVVEIEDDGLEQQIAAIKKQYDIIFNQNKSFADSNKKFFSGLKRRYTTLSKQFHSKSRSKTFPEKLQVLRDEMFDICVNSNLFAPQVPAVPAAPPPVVNSQLPATRSGTRRSLRRQEPELINLVDSPALILPGVVNLDSDDDADCVMAVKEADQSFDSENYELSLKIKWEGKIERFAHRKHQKFADLIEQLAKRAGSDASHVVLDINERIINPEDTPDSINYRISQFISGRVMQGKLADLFVGNRPNVTKPVANKNLIKLKVQSDRWKHPLEVQIEKDRKMKLVVIKCAEQLKCAPGEIKLSFDGDPVELDSTPIDLDLEGGEILDLRFVK; encoded by the exons ATGTCCAACTTTGATGTCTTCGACAATTTAAACAGCTATTTAGACA AAACCGACGATTACGACGTATCGGATGACGCCGAACTGGGGGTCAGTTTTGATGAGGCGGAAATGCAGCTTCCGGTGGCCACCAAGGGAAAACGCGGTACCAAAAAGGACAAAGAACCCAAGCTGATTTCGCCGAAAAAGAAGCGCGACAAGCCGACCTCGCAAACGTCGCTGCATTCCGCAATGTcccaggaggaggaggaggaagaggatGAACTCGAGTCCGGTTCCGGATCGCAGTCTTCGATCGCTTCAAGGAAAAGAGGAATGCCAACGGCCGCCGTGGTTGAGATTGAGGATGACGGGTTGGAAC agCAAATCGCGGCAATTAAAAAGCAATACGACATCATCTTCAACCAGAACAAGTCCTTTGCCGATTCCAATAAAAAGTTCTTTTCCGGGTTGAAACGGCGCTACACGACGCTGTCCAAGCAGTTTCACAGCAAGTCGCGGAGCAAAACGTTCCCGGAGAAGCTGCAAGTGCTGCGGGATGAAATGTTCGACATTTGCGTCAATTCGAATTTGTTTGCGCCGCAGGTTCCGGCTGTTCCAGCGGCACCGCCACCCGTCGTCAATTCGCAGCTGCCAGCCACGAGATCTGGGACGAGGCGAAGTTTGAGACGGCAGGAGCCGGAACTGATCAATCTGGTCGACAGTCCGGCGTTGATTCTTCCCGGAGTGGTAAACTTGGACTCGGACGATGATGCGGACTGCGTGATGGCCGTCAAGGAAGCGGACCAGTCGTTTGACTCGGAAAACTACGAACTTTCGCTCAAGATCAAGTGGGAGGGTAAGATCGAGCGGTTCGCCCACCGGAAGCACCAGAAGTTTGCGGATCTAATTGAGCAGCTGGCGAAACGAGCTGGTTCCGATGCAAGTCACGTGGTGCTGGACATCAACGAGCGGATCATTAACCCGGAAGACACGCCCGACTCGATCAACTATCGGATATCGCAGTTTATCT cgGGTCGCGTAATGCAGGGCAAACTCGCCGACTTGTTTGTAGGAAATCGTCCCAACGTGACAAAACCAGTGGCGAACAAAAACTTGATCAAGCTGAAGGTCCAATCCGACCGTTGGAAACATCCACTCGAGGTTCAAATCGAAAAGGATCGCAAAATGAAGCTGGTGGTGATAAAGTGCGCCGAGCAGCTCAAGTGCGCTCCCGGCGAGATCAAGCTGAGCTTCGACGGCGATCCGGTGGAGCTCGATTCGACGCCAATCGATCTGGACCTGGAAGGAGGTGAAATTCTGGATCTACGCTTCGTCAAGTGA